The following coding sequences lie in one Alloacidobacterium dinghuense genomic window:
- a CDS encoding zinc-ribbon domain-containing protein, producing MQCPSCHNEISPQASFCGFCGASLAAAPAGGPAAAPAGYTPVGASSYAAPAAAPVSPAAGGLSENAAAAIAYITIIPAIIFLVLEPYNRMRLVKFHSIQCIALHVAWIAVWIAITIMHVVLHFVPFIYVLFLLVDLAISVGFFIVWLLCILKASKGEYFKLPVIGDFAAKQAGV from the coding sequence ATGCAATGCCCTTCGTGCCACAACGAAATCTCCCCTCAAGCTTCATTTTGCGGTTTCTGCGGAGCTTCCCTGGCTGCGGCACCGGCTGGAGGCCCGGCAGCTGCCCCGGCAGGTTATACCCCTGTGGGCGCCAGTTCGTACGCCGCTCCAGCAGCCGCCCCGGTATCTCCCGCAGCCGGCGGACTGTCAGAAAATGCCGCTGCCGCGATTGCTTATATCACTATCATCCCGGCCATCATTTTCCTGGTGCTTGAGCCATACAACAGAATGCGGCTGGTGAAATTCCATTCGATTCAGTGCATTGCGTTGCACGTGGCCTGGATCGCCGTGTGGATTGCCATCACAATCATGCACGTTGTGTTGCACTTCGTCCCGTTCATTTATGTGCTCTTTCTGCTCGTGGATCTAGCGATCTCGGTCGGCTTTTTCATTGTATGGCTGCTCTGCATCCTCAAAGCCAGCAAGGGCGAATACTTCAAGCTGCCAGTAATCGGCGATTTCGCAGCAAAGCAAGCCGGCGTCTAA
- a CDS encoding cation diffusion facilitator family transporter yields MQRVLKLSLMATLAYVALTFIAGLRAHSLALISEAGHNVSDALALLLSFVAVYFQSRPPTDAKTFGYQRAGVLAGFVNALTLIVIAVFIAIEAVHRLSEPVHVQPRLMMIVAAAGVLMNGVIAALLWRVNSDVNIRSTFIHMLGDTLSTAAVIVGGAAILWTGQSWIDPVLSLAIAALIIWSSLSIVRETLNILLEGTPRGISLSDIRETLCRISGVEDVHDLHVWSLGSQTHALASHVTIPDIPPSESARILEQIKTTLHDRFHITHTTIQFENVDCEVAHGCVMTVEEVQMHAHGHGHHGHSH; encoded by the coding sequence ATGCAGCGAGTATTGAAACTCTCGCTGATGGCGACCCTCGCCTACGTGGCGCTTACCTTCATCGCTGGATTGCGGGCTCACTCGCTAGCTCTGATCTCCGAGGCTGGGCACAATGTGTCGGATGCCCTCGCTCTGCTGCTCTCCTTTGTCGCGGTTTACTTCCAGAGCCGCCCTCCCACTGACGCGAAGACCTTCGGCTATCAGCGCGCCGGCGTGCTGGCGGGATTTGTAAATGCGCTTACGCTGATTGTGATTGCGGTCTTTATCGCGATCGAGGCGGTCCATCGCCTAAGCGAGCCGGTACATGTACAGCCACGCCTGATGATGATCGTCGCCGCAGCTGGGGTGCTGATGAACGGTGTGATTGCCGCTCTTTTGTGGCGCGTGAATTCGGATGTGAATATTCGAAGCACGTTTATTCACATGCTGGGGGATACTCTTTCAACGGCTGCTGTGATCGTTGGCGGTGCGGCGATTCTGTGGACGGGACAATCGTGGATCGATCCGGTGCTTTCTCTGGCGATTGCTGCGTTGATTATCTGGTCCTCGCTGTCCATCGTGCGGGAAACGCTGAATATTCTCCTGGAAGGTACGCCGCGCGGTATTTCGCTATCCGATATTCGGGAGACCCTGTGCAGGATTTCCGGCGTCGAGGATGTGCATGATCTGCACGTCTGGAGTCTCGGATCGCAGACGCACGCTCTGGCCAGCCATGTGACGATTCCTGATATTCCACCTTCAGAAAGCGCCCGGATTCTCGAGCAGATCAAGACGACGCTGCATGATCGTTTTCACATTACTCACACGACGATTCAGTTTGAGAATGTGGATTGCGAAGTGGCGCATGGATGCGTGATGACAGTGGAGGAAGTGCAGATGCATGCGCATGGCCACGGACATCATGGCCATAGTCATTGA